One Natrinema longum genomic window, CTGCGACGATGACCACGAGTTGACCGGCTAATCGGGTTGCGATGTCGGCGTGAGGTTCGGTGCTCTCGGGAGCCATCGATCGGTGAATCGGTTGTTCGGTAGAAAAGTATAGCTATCTGACGAACGCGCCGGGCGATACGCGTCCCGACAGTCTCGCGTCCGACTGTCCCGAAGCGGGGCCACAGCTGGCCGGATATCCGCAGTGGGGCGGACCAGGTCGAAGGGCTTTCGACCCGTCACGACGAACCTCGGCCAATGAGCGACCCAGCAGACGGGAGTGCGGGCCTGCCCCAGCTTCGGACCATCGCGGACTACCAGTTCGGCGCGGGTGCGGGCGTGGCGCTGTTCCCGCCCGACGAACCGCTGACGGTCAAACGAACGACCTCGGGACGACCACAACAGGTCCACGCGGATGCGGGCCGGATCGTCTCCTTTGGCACTGACGGCCGGTTCACGCTCGGCCTCGAGGGCGGTCGCCGGCTCGCGGCCGCGCTCTCTCACCCTGCCTATCGCGTCGTCGTCGACGACGAGAGCGAACCCTTCGTCCGCGAGGAAAAGAACGTCTTCGCGAAGTTCGTCCTCGAAGTCGGCGACGAGATTCGACCGGGCGACGAGGTACTGGTCGTCCACGAGCGCGGCGAGTTGCTCGCCGTCGGGACGGCACAGCTCGACGCCGGCGCGATTCGGGACTTCGAGACGGGGATGGCAGTGAACGTCCGCGAGGGCGCGCCCGCGGGAACGTAGACACCCGTCGAGCCGTGTCCCTAGAGTACTCCCTCACCCGTCGCTCGCGAGCGGAACCGGACACCGATCGATTGGTTCCACTCGCGAGAGCAGGCTTGACGACCCACTAGAGTCGACACGCTCGCCCGATCTCCCGTTCGTATCGGGCTTTGATCTCCTCGAACAGTGACTCGCCGACCCCAGTCCGGATCCGCGGGCTAGCCGTGGCGAAGAACTCGTCGAGGTTCTCGTACTCGGAGAACGCGTCGTTTCGCTCGGTTTCATCGTAGCGATCCTCGCGTTCGTATGCGAGTGCCTGCAGGCAGTTGTCGATCAGATCCATGTCCTTGACGAACCGTGCAGTCGGCGTTTCGCGCGCCTCGTACTCCTCCCAGAGCGAGAGGAAGTCGCCGTCGGAATCGTCGAACGGCTCGAGCAGGTCGGTGATCGCCGCCCGCTCGCGAGCCGTCTTTTCCTCGCCGGACACCCGCTGCGTGCCGTCTTCGGCCCGCGTCGCGACGTCTCCCGTCCGCGCTTCCCCGAGATCGTGGACGAGCGCCATCGAGATCGCCCGTTCGCGGTCGACATCGTCGCCCCCTCGGTCGGCGTACAGCAGGCACAACGTCGCCATCCCCCAGGTATGGGCCGCGACCGATTCCGGTGACTCGATCCCGCGGAGGACCCATCCCGTTCGCCGCTCGTCTTTCAGTTCGACCGCCTCGAGCAACGCGTCGAATTCCTCGGCCATTGTACCGCGTCACGTGTCGGTGCAAATTGAAAACGTCGATCGACGGTTCGGGAGTTTGAATTGCCTTTTTGCGTGTCGGGAACGTCTCCCAAACACGAATGCTACAGAAACCGGATTTGAGCGGCCAGACCGCGTTCATCACGGGGACGACGCGCGGAATCGGGAAGCAACTCGCACTGGCACTCGCCGAACAGGGCTGTAACATCGTCTCGACAGGCAAGACCGTCGACGACTCGGACTCGGACCTCGAGGGAACGATTCACAAGACGGCCGAGGAGTGTGCGGCGAAAGACGTCGAGACGCACGCGCTCCAGTTGAACGTTCGCAACGAGGACGACGTCGACGCGGCCATCGAGGAAGCGATCGACGAGATGGGCGAGATCAACATCGTCATCAACAACGCCTCTGCCATCCAGATGGGCGACGTCGAGGACATTCCGGCCAACCGGTACGACCTCTTGAACGAGGTCAACGTGCGCGGCACCTATCTGATCTCGCGGGGTTTCATCGACCACCTGAAGGACGTCGAGGAAGACGCCTGGATCCTGACGAACGCGCCGCCGGTCGAGATCGACCGCGCGCCGGGGAAGGCGGCCTATTCGTGGTCGAAGATGGGAATGTCGTTTATCACGCTGTCGCTGGCCCAGGAACTGGCGAGCGACGACATCGGCTGTAACTCCTTCTGGCCGGTGACTGCTATCGATACGCGCGCGACTCGCTACTTCGAGATGGGGACCGAGGACGACTGGCGCACCCCGGAGATCGTCTCGGATACCGTCCTCGAGATGCTGACACGCGACCCGGCCGAGTTCACCGGCAACCACATCTACGACGAGGAGTTCCTCCGCGAGGCCGGCGTCGAGGACTTTTCGGGGTACAACCTCACCGAGGGAGATCCGGCACCGATGTCCGCACAGATCTTCGATCCGGAGTACTCGCGGTGACGAGTCGCGTCCGAGCCCGGTGAAGGATCGCCGTTCTCGAGTCTTTGCCGCCGGCGATCCCCGAGCGCCGAACCCCTCTCGTAGCAGTCGGCTCGTCGCTCCTCGAGGAACGACAAAGTAAAAGGTCGCCCGTGGCGACGTGTCGAGTATGTTTGGAGGAGGCGGCGGCGGACTCAATCCGCGCAAGATGGAACAGATGATGGAGCAGATGGGTATCGACGTCGAGGATATCGACGCCGAGGAGGTCATCATCCGTACCGACGAGTACGACCTCGTCTTCGACGACGCCGAGGTCACCAAGATGGATGCCCGCGGGCAGGAGACCTACCAGGTCATCGGCTCGCCCGAGGAGGTCGAAGCCGGCTCGGCCGGTGGCAGTGCCGGTGACGAGTCCGGTTCCGATGCCGGCTCGTCGATCCCCGACGAGGACGTCGAACTCGTCGCTACGCGCGCCGGCGTGAGCGAGGACGAGGCCCGCGAGGCCCTCGAAGCGAACGACGGCGATCTCGCCGCGGCAGTCGGCTCCCTCGAGTGACTCGGGTGAGCGACCACGAGCGCGCGGACGA contains:
- a CDS encoding PUA domain-containing protein: MSDPADGSAGLPQLRTIADYQFGAGAGVALFPPDEPLTVKRTTSGRPQQVHADAGRIVSFGTDGRFTLGLEGGRRLAAALSHPAYRVVVDDESEPFVREEKNVFAKFVLEVGDEIRPGDEVLVVHERGELLAVGTAQLDAGAIRDFETGMAVNVREGAPAGT
- a CDS encoding HD domain-containing protein, with the protein product MAEEFDALLEAVELKDERRTGWVLRGIESPESVAAHTWGMATLCLLYADRGGDDVDRERAISMALVHDLGEARTGDVATRAEDGTQRVSGEEKTARERAAITDLLEPFDDSDGDFLSLWEEYEARETPTARFVKDMDLIDNCLQALAYEREDRYDETERNDAFSEYENLDEFFATASPRIRTGVGESLFEEIKARYEREIGRACRL
- a CDS encoding nascent polypeptide-associated complex protein, encoding MFGGGGGGLNPRKMEQMMEQMGIDVEDIDAEEVIIRTDEYDLVFDDAEVTKMDARGQETYQVIGSPEEVEAGSAGGSAGDESGSDAGSSIPDEDVELVATRAGVSEDEAREALEANDGDLAAAVGSLE
- a CDS encoding SDR family oxidoreductase, translating into MLQKPDLSGQTAFITGTTRGIGKQLALALAEQGCNIVSTGKTVDDSDSDLEGTIHKTAEECAAKDVETHALQLNVRNEDDVDAAIEEAIDEMGEINIVINNASAIQMGDVEDIPANRYDLLNEVNVRGTYLISRGFIDHLKDVEEDAWILTNAPPVEIDRAPGKAAYSWSKMGMSFITLSLAQELASDDIGCNSFWPVTAIDTRATRYFEMGTEDDWRTPEIVSDTVLEMLTRDPAEFTGNHIYDEEFLREAGVEDFSGYNLTEGDPAPMSAQIFDPEYSR